In Camelus dromedarius isolate mCamDro1 chromosome 24, mCamDro1.pat, whole genome shotgun sequence, one genomic interval encodes:
- the WIPI2 gene encoding WD repeat domain phosphoinositide-interacting protein 2: protein MNLASQSGEAGASQLLFANFNQDVTSLAVGSKSGYKFFSLSSVDKLEQIYECTDTEDVCIVERLFSSSLVAIVSLKAPRKLKVCHFKKGTEICNYSYSNTILAVRLNRQRLIVCLEESLYIHNIRDMKVLHTIRETPPNPAGLCALSISNEHCYLAYPGSATIGEVQVFDTINLRAANMIPAHDSPLAALAFDASGTKLATASEKGTVIRVFSIPEGQKLFEFRRGVKRCVSICSLAFSMDGMFLSASSNTETVHIFKLETVKEKPQEEPTTWTGYFGKVLMASTSYLPSQVTEMFNQGRAFATVRLPFCGHKNICALATIQKIPRLLVGASDGYLYMYNLDPQEGGECTLMKQHKLDGSGETTNEILDSTSHDCPLVTQAHSTAAAKGAHVPSSPTTLAYADELGAAGGVCLEDEASALRLEEDSEHPPMILRTD, encoded by the exons GTCTCTAGCTGTTGGTAGTAAATCCGGTTATaagtttttctccctttcttctgtgGATAAACTGGAACAGATCTATGAATGCA CTGACACTGAAGACGTGTGCATCGTGGAAAGGTTGTTCTCCAGCAGCTTAGTGGCCATCGTGAGCCTCAAAGCTCCCAGGAAGCTCAAAGTCTGCCACTTTAAGAAGGGCACCGAGATCTGCAACTACAGCTATTCCAACACCATCCTGGCTGTGAGGCTGAACCGGCAG AGGCTGATAGTGTGCCTGGAGGAGTCCCTGTACATACACAACATCCGGGACATGAAGGTGCTGCACACCATCCGGGAGACGCCCCCGAACCCCGCGG GCCTGTGCGCCCTGTCCATCAGCAACGAGCACTGCTACCTGGCGTACCCCGGCAGCGCCACCATCGGGGAGGTGCAGGTCTTCGACACCATCAACCTG AGAGCTGCCAACATGATCCCGGCCCACGACAGCCCGTTAGCCGCGCTGGCCTTTGATGCCAGTGGAACCAAGCTCGCCACTGCTTCCGAGAAG GGGACCGTGATTAGGGTGTTTTCCATTCCAGAGGGACAAAAACTCTTTGAGTTCCGGAGAGGAGTGAAGAG GTGTGTGAGCATCTGCTCGCTGGCCTTCAGCATGGATGGCATGTTCCTGTCCGCGTCCAGCAACACTGAGACTGTGCACATCTTCAAACTCGAGACTGTGAAAGAAAA acctcagGAGGAGCCCACCACCTGGACGGGGTACTTCGGGAAGGTGCTCATGGCATCTACCAGCTACCTGCCCTCCCAAGTGACAGAAATGTTCAACCAGGGCAGAGCCTTCGCCACGGTCCGCCTGCCTTTCTGTGGCCACAAGAACATCTGTGCGCTGGCCAC AATCCAGAAGATTCCCCGGTTGCTGGTGGGAGCGTCCGATGGGTACTTATACATGTACAACCTGGACCCCCAGGAGGGAGGCGAGTGCACCTTGATGAAGCAGCACAA GTTGGATGGCAGCGGGGAGACAACCAACGAGATCCTGGACTCCACATCCCATGACTGCCCCCTGGTGACTCAGGCCCACAGCACGGCCGCGGCCAAAGGTGCTCACGTGCCTTCGTCTCCCACGACACTCG CCTATGCGGACGAGCTGGGCGCGGCGGGCGGCGTGTGTCTGGAGGATGAAGCCAGCGCCCTGCGGCTGGAGGAGGACAGTGAGCATCCTCCAATGATTCTGCGGACGGACTGA